A DNA window from Tachysurus vachellii isolate PV-2020 chromosome 20, HZAU_Pvac_v1, whole genome shotgun sequence contains the following coding sequences:
- the tpte gene encoding putative tyrosine-protein phosphatase TPTE isoform X2, with protein MEEAEVQIDDGKEEIEEPDTIYYNVRKRIAPFVMSFGFRVFGLVLIFVDIVLVIVDLSLSSKSRESVGTTLEAISLAISFFFLIDVLLRIYVEGFKVYFSSKLNIMDACIVVLTLVVTMIYTFSDFSGASLIPRLVAFLRSLRILILVRIFRLASQKKEMEKITRRMVSENKRRYQKDGFDLDLTYVTDRVIAMSFPSSGKQALYRNPIREVVRFLDTKHQDHYRVYNLCSEKGYDPKHFHYRVERVMIDDHNVPSLEDMLRYTASVRDWMASDPSNIIAIHCKGGKGRTGTMVCTWLIDSDQFENAQDSLDYFGERRTDKSMSSKFQGVETPSQSRYVGYYEIMKNKYNRQLPPSKSLKIKSLRIHSITGVGKGNGSDLKVRIIVKKEQVFQCTGAKQENCALFPDAGNNAVVISLQDGPVVCGDVKVMFESNAGLPKGYEDCPFYFWFNTSFIENNRLYLSREELDNPHKSKTWDIYKEDFGVTVLFSDP; from the exons ATGGAAGAGGCAGAGGTTCAAATTGATGATGGGAAAGAGGAAATTGAGGAACCAGACACCATATACTA CAATGTTAGGAAAAGGATAGCTCCTTTTGTGATGTCCTTTGGTTTTCG GGTCTTTGGCCTGGTGCTCATCTTTGTGGATATTGTTCTGGTCATTGTTGACCTATCGCTGTCATCCAAAAGCCGTGAGAGTGTGGGGACTACTTTGGAGGCCATCTCGCTTGCCATCTCGTTCTTCTTCCTCATCGATGTGCTCCTGCGGATTTATGTAGAAGG ATTTAAGGTGTACTTCAGTTCCAAGCTGAACATCATGGATGCCTGCATTGTGGTCCTCACTCTGGTTGTCACTATGATCTATACATTCTCTGATTTCTCAGGAGCAAGCCTTATTCCTAG GTTAGTGGCATTCCTGAGGTCCTTGAGAATACTTATCCTGGTTCGTATCTTCCGACTGGCCTCCCagaagaaagagatggagaagaTCACTAGAAGAATG GTATCAGAGAACAAAAGACGTTACCAAAAGGATGGATTCGATTTGGATCTCACATACGTCACAG ACAGAGTCATTGCAATGTCCTTTCCCTCATCTGGGAAACAGGCCCTGTACAGGAATCCCATCAGA GAAGTTGTCCGATTCCTGGACACTAAACATCAGGATCACTACAGAGTTTACAACCTCTGCa GTGAGAAAGGTTATGATCCAAAACATTTCCATTATAGAGTTGAGCGTGTGATGATTGATGATCATAATGTTCCATCATTAGA GGACATGCTGAGATACACAGCCAGTGTTAGGGATTGGATGGCTTCAGACCCAAGCAACATCATTGCTATCCATTGCAAAGGGGGAAAAG GGCGTACAGGGACGATGGTGTGCACATGGCTAATTGACAGCGATCAGTTTGAAAATGCACAG GACAGCCTGGACTACTTTGGTGAAAGGCGCACGGATAAAAGCATGAGTTCAAAATTCCAGGGTGTCGAAACTCCGTCTCAG aGCCGGTATGTTGGATACTATGAGATTATGAAGAACAAATACAACCGGCAGCTACCCCCTTCAAAAAGCTTGAAAATCAAGAGTCTGCGCATTCACTCGATCACAG GTGTTGGAAAGGGCAATGGCAGCGATCTGAAAGTACGCATCATAGTGAAGAAGGAGCAAGTGTTCCAGTGCACCGGTGCCAAACAGGAGAACTGTGCG CTGTTTCCTGATGCTGGAAACAATGCAGTGGTGATCAGTTTACAGGATGGCCCAGTGGTTTGTGGTGATGTAAAAGTCATGTTTGAATCCAATGCT GGTCTTCCTAAAGGATATGAAGACTGTCCATTCTATTTCTGGTTCAACACTTCATTTATAGAGAACAACAG GCTGTATCTTTCAAGGGAGGAACTGGACAACCCACACAAGTCCAAAACCTGGGACATCTATAAAGAGGACTTTGGTGTGACAGTGTTATTCAGTGATCCCTGA
- the tpte gene encoding putative tyrosine-protein phosphatase TPTE isoform X1 yields the protein MTSVHYNPRLDSKDVNGNGVMEEAEVQIDDGKEEIEEPDTIYYNVRKRIAPFVMSFGFRVFGLVLIFVDIVLVIVDLSLSSKSRESVGTTLEAISLAISFFFLIDVLLRIYVEGFKVYFSSKLNIMDACIVVLTLVVTMIYTFSDFSGASLIPRLVAFLRSLRILILVRIFRLASQKKEMEKITRRMVSENKRRYQKDGFDLDLTYVTDRVIAMSFPSSGKQALYRNPIREVVRFLDTKHQDHYRVYNLCSEKGYDPKHFHYRVERVMIDDHNVPSLEDMLRYTASVRDWMASDPSNIIAIHCKGGKGRTGTMVCTWLIDSDQFENAQDSLDYFGERRTDKSMSSKFQGVETPSQSRYVGYYEIMKNKYNRQLPPSKSLKIKSLRIHSITGVGKGNGSDLKVRIIVKKEQVFQCTGAKQENCALFPDAGNNAVVISLQDGPVVCGDVKVMFESNAGLPKGYEDCPFYFWFNTSFIENNRLYLSREELDNPHKSKTWDIYKEDFGVTVLFSDP from the exons GAACGGTGTGATGGAAGAGGCAGAGGTTCAAATTGATGATGGGAAAGAGGAAATTGAGGAACCAGACACCATATACTA CAATGTTAGGAAAAGGATAGCTCCTTTTGTGATGTCCTTTGGTTTTCG GGTCTTTGGCCTGGTGCTCATCTTTGTGGATATTGTTCTGGTCATTGTTGACCTATCGCTGTCATCCAAAAGCCGTGAGAGTGTGGGGACTACTTTGGAGGCCATCTCGCTTGCCATCTCGTTCTTCTTCCTCATCGATGTGCTCCTGCGGATTTATGTAGAAGG ATTTAAGGTGTACTTCAGTTCCAAGCTGAACATCATGGATGCCTGCATTGTGGTCCTCACTCTGGTTGTCACTATGATCTATACATTCTCTGATTTCTCAGGAGCAAGCCTTATTCCTAG GTTAGTGGCATTCCTGAGGTCCTTGAGAATACTTATCCTGGTTCGTATCTTCCGACTGGCCTCCCagaagaaagagatggagaagaTCACTAGAAGAATG GTATCAGAGAACAAAAGACGTTACCAAAAGGATGGATTCGATTTGGATCTCACATACGTCACAG ACAGAGTCATTGCAATGTCCTTTCCCTCATCTGGGAAACAGGCCCTGTACAGGAATCCCATCAGA GAAGTTGTCCGATTCCTGGACACTAAACATCAGGATCACTACAGAGTTTACAACCTCTGCa GTGAGAAAGGTTATGATCCAAAACATTTCCATTATAGAGTTGAGCGTGTGATGATTGATGATCATAATGTTCCATCATTAGA GGACATGCTGAGATACACAGCCAGTGTTAGGGATTGGATGGCTTCAGACCCAAGCAACATCATTGCTATCCATTGCAAAGGGGGAAAAG GGCGTACAGGGACGATGGTGTGCACATGGCTAATTGACAGCGATCAGTTTGAAAATGCACAG GACAGCCTGGACTACTTTGGTGAAAGGCGCACGGATAAAAGCATGAGTTCAAAATTCCAGGGTGTCGAAACTCCGTCTCAG aGCCGGTATGTTGGATACTATGAGATTATGAAGAACAAATACAACCGGCAGCTACCCCCTTCAAAAAGCTTGAAAATCAAGAGTCTGCGCATTCACTCGATCACAG GTGTTGGAAAGGGCAATGGCAGCGATCTGAAAGTACGCATCATAGTGAAGAAGGAGCAAGTGTTCCAGTGCACCGGTGCCAAACAGGAGAACTGTGCG CTGTTTCCTGATGCTGGAAACAATGCAGTGGTGATCAGTTTACAGGATGGCCCAGTGGTTTGTGGTGATGTAAAAGTCATGTTTGAATCCAATGCT GGTCTTCCTAAAGGATATGAAGACTGTCCATTCTATTTCTGGTTCAACACTTCATTTATAGAGAACAACAG GCTGTATCTTTCAAGGGAGGAACTGGACAACCCACACAAGTCCAAAACCTGGGACATCTATAAAGAGGACTTTGGTGTGACAGTGTTATTCAGTGATCCCTGA